One stretch of bacterium BMS3Abin14 DNA includes these proteins:
- the selB gene encoding selenocysteine-specific elongation factor, which translates to MTDTRAHIIIGTAGHIDHGKTALVRSLTGINTDRLKEEKERGITIELGFAPLTLPSGLRVGLVDVPGHERFVRNMVAGATGIDLVLLVVAADEGVMPQTREHLDICQLLGTRGGIVVLSKIDMVEADWLEMVTEDVREYLAETFLCDAPIIPFSAVDGTGKDELLKAMEQAAMRVPGKSLEGVFRLPVDRVFSMKGFGTVVTGTLISGRIAVGEEVNFFPEGRRAKLRGIQVHGNQVRESSAGTRTAMNLQGIEKGQIRRGETAAHAGSLIPTYLLDVHIRLLSSAPRPLKNRTRVRLHLYTSEIMARVVLLEDESLDPGHEAVAQIRLEASAVAQPGDRFVLRSYSPITTIGGGVVLDPVPAKHRRMRKTVIAHLARLHTDNPGNRMEALLDEAGDYGGTAGVIGTRAGVSVPEAIGLLRDLEADGKAVLIGDGPGALAYSSVSFDGLKDRLVKVLHVFHRAHPLKKGIGKEELRMKSAGMLPDRPYRNLLSALAEKNVIGVDGNTVFLMGHSAAFTPEQQKLAKRVGAILEAAGLSAPFVLDLASDLGVDAPHLKAVLGLMCERGEAVRVKDDFYVHPDANSTLMARVDSYFGSNAELSMKGFREIAGTSRKWMIPLLEYLDRMQVTMRRGDVRIRRGGTQKGGTAS; encoded by the coding sequence ATGACCGATACCCGAGCGCACATCATAATAGGCACCGCCGGCCACATTGACCACGGCAAAACCGCTCTCGTCCGTTCTCTTACCGGGATAAACACAGACCGGCTAAAGGAGGAAAAGGAGCGTGGAATTACCATCGAGCTCGGGTTTGCCCCGCTGACCCTGCCGTCCGGATTAAGGGTAGGGCTGGTGGACGTTCCCGGGCATGAGCGGTTCGTACGGAACATGGTTGCCGGGGCCACGGGGATTGACCTCGTTCTCCTTGTAGTCGCCGCCGATGAAGGCGTCATGCCCCAGACCAGGGAGCACCTTGACATCTGCCAACTTCTTGGGACGAGGGGCGGGATAGTGGTACTCAGCAAGATCGACATGGTTGAGGCCGACTGGCTTGAGATGGTAACCGAAGATGTCAGGGAATATCTGGCGGAGACCTTCCTGTGCGACGCACCGATTATCCCCTTCTCAGCCGTTGACGGCACGGGCAAGGACGAACTCCTCAAGGCGATGGAACAGGCGGCCATGCGCGTTCCGGGAAAGAGCCTCGAAGGGGTTTTCCGTCTGCCGGTGGATCGTGTTTTCTCCATGAAGGGGTTCGGTACTGTGGTCACCGGAACTCTTATTTCCGGCAGGATAGCAGTGGGCGAGGAGGTGAACTTCTTTCCCGAGGGCAGGAGAGCAAAGCTCCGGGGCATCCAGGTCCACGGCAACCAGGTCCGGGAGAGTTCCGCGGGCACTCGTACGGCAATGAATCTTCAGGGGATTGAAAAAGGACAGATCCGCCGAGGGGAGACCGCGGCCCATGCAGGTTCCCTTATTCCAACCTATCTTCTGGACGTCCATATCAGGCTTTTATCCTCCGCGCCGCGGCCGCTGAAAAATCGCACCCGGGTGCGTCTCCACCTTTATACGTCCGAAATCATGGCCCGGGTTGTCCTTCTGGAGGATGAATCCCTCGACCCGGGCCATGAGGCGGTGGCACAGATTCGTCTGGAAGCGTCTGCGGTGGCTCAGCCTGGCGACAGATTTGTCCTTCGCAGCTATTCTCCAATCACCACCATCGGCGGAGGGGTTGTGCTTGACCCGGTTCCGGCGAAGCACCGGCGCATGCGGAAGACGGTTATCGCCCATCTTGCGCGCTTGCACACGGATAATCCCGGCAACAGGATGGAAGCCCTTCTGGACGAGGCAGGTGATTACGGCGGAACGGCCGGAGTCATCGGGACCAGGGCGGGTGTTTCCGTACCTGAGGCAATAGGGCTGTTGCGGGACCTTGAAGCTGACGGGAAAGCTGTTCTCATCGGCGATGGTCCCGGAGCGCTTGCCTACTCCTCGGTGTCCTTCGATGGCCTGAAAGACCGGCTTGTCAAGGTTCTCCATGTTTTTCACCGGGCGCATCCTCTTAAAAAGGGCATCGGGAAAGAGGAACTCAGAATGAAGTCAGCCGGAATGCTTCCCGACCGGCCCTACAGGAATCTCCTGTCGGCTCTTGCGGAAAAGAATGTGATCGGGGTGGATGGGAACACCGTCTTCCTCATGGGTCACAGCGCCGCGTTTACCCCCGAACAGCAGAAGTTGGCAAAGAGGGTCGGAGCAATTCTGGAAGCCGCGGGCCTGTCAGCGCCATTCGTCCTGGATCTGGCCTCCGATCTTGGTGTGGATGCCCCTCATCTGAAGGCCGTCCTGGGCCTCATGTGCGAAAGGGGAGAGGCGGTCAGGGTCAAGGACGATTTCTATGTTCATCCCGATGCCAACAGCACCCTCATGGCGCGGGTGGACAGTTACTTCGGTTCCAATGCCGAACTCTCCATGAAAGGGTTCCGGGAGATCGCCGGCACCAGCAGGAAGTGGATGATACCGCTCCTTGAATACCTGGACAGGATGCAGGTAACCATGAGAAGAGGAGACGTGCGCATCAGGCGAGGCGGCACACAGAAGGGAGGGACTGCCTCA